The nucleotide window CGTAGCTGCAAATGAATTTGTGCGAAAAATGTGGCAAAAACAGAATGTAAttgtagaaaaaaagaaatattatattaaatatgatttttttttttttgtaaaagcaacaacaactaatgtaTGTTGCGCACGAACGACGCCAAAGTGTAGCGCTGCAACAAGTGTAGACACAAAATAATCAATGTACGCCTGCTTTATACATACGATATATGTGCGCTAGTGCGCCCGTAAGTATGCTTAGCATACTTAGCATACTAGCAACTTTATTTTATGcgtataccaaattttatttaacttgcgCTTTAACTCATATCATTTTACTTTATGACAAAGaagaactaataataataaacatttttataacaaaaaaaatattaacgacATGCTAATTTTATTTGCGGAGGAgtggagaattttttttaatttttatttttgtactaataaaagctattttttttaattcattaaaacattaaaaaacaattttcacacATCATTTTTAAGGTTTACCTAACGGTTAGTGTAGccattatactaaaatataaaattttaaataaaaaaaattgcaaatattataaattttgtacaaCACGGAATTTAAAacgaatacaaataattaaaaaaaataataataaaaataattttaataataaaaaaaaccaattattaaataaaaacaaattaacaggtaaaaatataatgaaaaatattactaaaGTAATTTTAGTActtagttaaatattttaaatttgaaaaaaaaaatatttttattaataaataaaacagtgtttacataagtaaaaaaatttttaaagtataaaaaaatattttataataaaaataaataaaacagtattaatatttaaaaatatttaacatataacataaattataaaaattaaaagcaaataattaataaaaaataaaatcataataaattattaatttattaattaataaaaaatcaatcacaaaaaatttataaattacaaaattgtaaaccaaaaataaaaccaaataattaataaaaaaaaatacaattttattataaaaaaatttttaattacataaattataaacaaaaaataaaaccaaataattaataaaaaaaaaaattattataaaaaaattttaattacataaattataaacaaaaaataaaaaacaaataattaaaaaaagtaataattatgtaaaaattaaaaattaaaataaaaacaaataattaatttgaaataaaacaaaaaatagcaatataataaaacatattaatagaatattttttaaaacacaattaaataatttaatttttttattaaattattctttttttatttcaacatatACTacatttatgcttcatttctacacggttatattctacatgggtaaaacctataagcataaacgacaaatactctactcgaggtaaattctgaattgtattaaattgagGGCTGCCACGTAAATGATTTCGATagaatttttggtaaataattaaatttttagcgaaaaattggcaatacggTAACCCTGTgtatgcaatttgtcaaaacaatatacaccggcacaaaaaatcagctgttttaaCGTTCAACAtaactctaaatccgtttatgcatccGAGTTAACTCGTCTATATacgtgaagaaaatgtgtatattctatccgagtagatcatttaactcgtggtgaaaaagtgtttatgcatgttggttgaacttacccgtgtataatataaccgagtagaaatgaagcataaacgtagtaatagAATCTTTACATACATTAGACAAAAACGAcgtatattaaaagaaaattaagagttttatcaatttgtttttgtataaagaaagtaaattttgaaataaattaaattttgcaatattaataaaaaaaacacatctgattaattaattatattgaaaaaaggtaataagcaaatttaaaaaattactttttaaataaaaaatctatatcattatataaaaaattaaataaataaataaatttttaaataaaaaataaatattattgaataaaataatatttgtttataaaaaaataaaaacaattttcagtactaaatgaagtaataattattttaaataaaaaaaattattcaaaattgctACCAAAATTTTCAccttttttaaaaaagtataaagacaatattaaaaaatataaatataaaattttaataaaaataacattcgcttaaaacatttttttttaaataacaaaagctGCAATTTCTAAAATTTGCTTTTCATTAACAAGACTGAGCAGtaaccatggcgtatacgccaCAAATGTAAGCTTGAGATATTGCCGAACAACTAACATTTATCGAACCGGTTAACGAACAAAAAACTAACCAACGATTACAAACGAAATTACGAAAAATCAAACTCACagcaatgtttaaaaaaaatcagcttATAATTTCAAACGCAAACAAATTTactttacaacattttttctaCTCTTTAATTACAGCCAAAACTGCTGCAAATAAGTTTAAGCGAAATCCCTTGAAACTTTTCAAGTTTTAGGCCACACGAaagaacaacaactgcaaatgcttatcaaaaaaattaatatttttataaatatgcatatattttttctataaaataagtaaagaaaataatagttAAGGgcttatatttacaaaattataaaaaaaaaataaattaaataaaaatacacaaagatgaaaatgaaaaatatcgcGCTTATGTGCGCACTATATTcatactaatatacatatataaatatattttattaatataattatataataaaaagtgaataaattgctACTCACTCACCTTCATctcaataaaatgcaatttgttgtgctttaatacacaaatataatatataaacacaaattatatatgtatgtacacgttAAACATATCAAAAATGtcacaattataaatatattttaatatttacatatatttttaatattttttagcataCTAATACGTATTACAACACTAAAACAAGAAAAGCAACGTAAACAAAGATTATGCCGTAATTCACGTACGAACATGTTCTttgcacatgtacatatattatgagAGCATTTGAAGTGAATAAAACTAATgctatatacacaaatatttgttgttgttgttgttattgttattgcaaaatTAAGAGTAATAATGATTTTAACTTGGAcgcgaaagaaaaacaaaacctTTCAAACAGCCAAACAAATGTTTAAGAGCATATAATTGAGAGTCAATGtcatgcaataaaaaatgcaagcacaaaatatcgcatgcgatataaaaaaatactttctacTAGTTTAAAAGTTTAAATGCCACATTCGTTTGCTTATAACGAACAACACTTCGGAAACCCTTGTtaacaattttctaaatttcagCCACACTTTCGTCACTTTCGTAGCGCTTTCATTCCGTAccatcatttcatttcatttcaaattatcAGTACTTCAGTTGAAAAGcagtcatttaaattttaaatatttagaactCGAAAGAGCAAATGtttgtttttcagtttttgaaaattatttaatttgttcgtGTGtcttgtaattgaaaaaattccaaattcgaaaaaaaaacaaaaagaaatcaacGAAATGTTTGCGTCCGGCAGTCGAACGAAGAATATTATTGTGCGCCAGTCCATGACGCATCGTCAGCTACCATTATTGCCTacagcagcaacaccaacaactatGACGGCGCGAACGGCGCGTCGCGTCAGCTCCACTGGCGACGACACGCGTCTAGGTGCAACGCTTAGCGGACGCCAGCTGTCACCACAAGTGCGTTCGAAATTCACCGAACGCAAAGCGACCTCAATGTCGGCCACAACAACAGCCGCAGCACATGTGCGCAATGCAATGCAGTCAAGCGCCAGCAATAGTAATCACCCTGGTCTCTATAAAACGAGCGCACACGCAGCGGCCGCCGCAGCGGGTAGCGGCAGTGCGCAAGGCGATGGCCGCAAGGTGATGCGCGGTATACCGAGCAATACGGCGGCGCGCGCCACCGCACGTCAACGCAGGGAGGCGGCCGCTAAAGGTATCGACACCACTGTTAAGAAAAGCGATGTTATGGAGCAGATTATTAAGACAGAGATCGGCATACAAACGAATGAGCCGGAAATACTTAATCACGATCTGATTATCGGCGATATTAAGTTGTTGCCGCCCACGGCCTGCGTGGTAGCGGAAATCGAACGTCAACGTAGTGAGCTCAATAAGAAGCTGATGTTGAAGACACAACGAAAATTTGAAGGTCATTCGGAGAAGCAAGAGGAGCATTTGACCGATTTGAAGGAGTTCCTCGAGAAATCGGTGGTCACCAGACGTTTACGCAAGTCCAAACTCTCGATCGAAGTAGATAAgaagtgagtgagtgtgtgagtgATGAGCAAAGCTCAATCATAACTGCAAATAATTTCTGGGTAGGGTGGTTTTCGTAGACCACCCACAACATGTTCCATGTTAGGACAGAGACTATTAGACCGTATTAACGAATACGgtgattgcaaaaaaaaaattaattaaaataaaaatttattataaaaaaaattcaaaaaattaattagaataaaaattaattcaaaaatattatttaaaaaatcaataaaaaataataatcaataaaaattaatttaaaaaaataatcaataaaaattaattaaaaataatgatcaataaaaattattaaaaaaaataattaacacaaaatttaatttaaaaataataattaagaaaaattaattgaagaaaatttaaaaaatggtgTTGCCagatttctaaattaaaaaaagcatcACTATTAGGATttaaaaacgaatttaaattaaaaaaaaattaaattattattattatttgaattataaaaataaacattgaaATCGGCTAATTTTCGggcatataaaaaatttcccCTAACTAATATATTAAGGGTAATTTCGccttaaattgaaatttcaagtgaaattttttgcaaatttccaatatttttaacacaattttcttcttttaatcAGGCTTATAAACTCAAtggatgaaatattaaatagaggCGTACCAAAAACTGAATCCATCACAGATATTAAGGGGCGTATCAAGAAAAAGGAACAGGAATTGCTAACACTATTCGATACTGTCGAAAATTTGCAAGTttagtatacaaatttatgcaatgcaaatatgtatatacagagctattatatatgtataaataaaattacggtgatttatattactaaaaattttggattaattaataaatataaaatttttttaatacaaaaaattaaaaaaaaatatacacaaatcatttacatacCAAACACATATTTAGCAGCATTTTCGCTTAAAAACTGTAACTGGTTCTTCTTCTTATtatatagttttaatattttttcaaataatttccaaTGCTGTATGTCATGGAGAGAATTGTtgaagatatatttttattatcgaCGCCTTGAATTAGCTTACATGTATATATCTCCACACAAGGCAGCGCTGCTGATTCAATAGAGACGCtgctacaaatattttcataatttataaaataattgcgCACACAAAAATGCCTTTCGCGAATTTACACTATACGAATTTAGCCGACATGCCTTGTGAACACACTTATTAGCTCACCAACATCCGTGCATTTTTTACATACTTCATTCATACAACACAATACTCATAGAGATATTGACGCGCTTTACGTAAATTCCCCGCTGCCTTATAGATGAGATGCAGATTGTAGGCAATTTCCTGCCGCAAACCCAAATACTCTTCGTGCTCCTCAATTAAAGGATGTTTGGCGGCCAAACCACGTTCATAATACTCCACGGCGAGGTGTGCTAAGCCGGCTTGTTGATAAATGCGCCCAAAATTATAGCAAATTTCCTGTTCAGCAGCGCTACAAGCAGCATTTGTGGCTGCATGCgttgacgacgacgacgacgccgCAGCTACAGTGGCGGTGGCAGTAGTGCCAATTTGCCATTCAACGCCAGCACGCAGTTGAGCATACTTTTGGGCGAAGGCGATGGATTGCGCGACGGCAGCAGTTTTACGTAACACTTTACGTTGCAATGACATTTGATTGAAAATAACCGCAATGCAGAGCGCCAATATCGGTGTTTGTTGCTCTTTAAAGAGTGGCACATAGATATTCAATGCATATTTGTACGAACAACAAAATAGATGATAATGCGCTAGAAAAATACGCAATT belongs to Zeugodacus cucurbitae isolate PBARC_wt_2022May chromosome 6, idZeuCucr1.2, whole genome shotgun sequence and includes:
- the LOC105213272 gene encoding uncharacterized protein LOC105213272; this encodes MFASGSRTKNIIVRQSMTHRQLPLLPTAATPTTMTARTARRVSSTGDDTRLGATLSGRQLSPQVRSKFTERKATSMSATTTAAAHVRNAMQSSASNSNHPGLYKTSAHAAAAAAGSGSAQGDGRKVMRGIPSNTAARATARQRREAAAKGIDTTVKKSDVMEQIIKTEIGIQTNEPEILNHDLIIGDIKLLPPTACVVAEIERQRSELNKKLMLKTQRKFEGHSEKQEEHLTDLKEFLEKSVVTRRLRKSKLSIEVDKKLINSMDEILNRGVPKTESITDIKGRIKKKEQELLTLFDTVENLQV